From the Tautonia marina genome, the window AGCATTACGACTATGCGAAATACGGCCGAGGTCGGTTCACGGACATCTCCGACAAGAAACTGAACAAGGCCATGCTGTACCGGAACATGGCCGCGATGATCTGCATTAACAGCACCTCGATTCTGGAGGCGCTGGCCTTTGGGGGAAAGGTCTTCGCTTATGGAGAAGACCTTTACATGAACAAGGATCTGGTGCATTTCCGGGTCACGGACTCCTCGGAGTTCGAACGGTTGCTGGGAATGGACCAGTCTCGGGAACGCTGCGATCGCTTCATCTCGCTGTTGATGGAGCGGCAGGTTGACCGTCGCCGTTGCCTGACCGAGGACCGCGATTACATCGAGGGCCATTACTGGAACCGGGCCATCTGACGCCCTCGCCACCCTCCAGGATCGAAACACACGAGCACCATGCCGATCAACGTCGTCTCCTTCTCGAATACTCCGCTTGCCGGCGCCCCGATCCGGATTAGCCGGGCCGTCGATCGGCACCCGGAGATTCGGGCGCGCCACGTGGACCTGAAGCGTTGGGGCATCTTCGACCACGACCACGTGCACGAGGAGGATCCGGAGCAGACCCTCGCGCTGGCCGAGCAGGCCGACGTGATCCAACTGTTCAACGCCGTGTCGGCCGACAGCCGAGACTTCGCCCCGGTCGACTTTCGTGCCCTGGAGCGTCGCGGCGCGCGGCTCGTCCGGATGTTTGAAAGCACGCCGATGATGGTGGCGAGCGTTGCGGGCGTGACGGTCGATGAGGTGCTTTCCGACCCGACGCCGAAGCTGGTCATCACGCAGTACCCCGAGCGGTTCTTCCCGACCGCCCGGGTCGTCCCGAACCTCGTGCCGGAAGACTCGCCCGCCTATCTGCCTCCGGACGAGGAGCCCGACCTCGACGTCGTCTTCAGCCCGAGCTGGGCCAGCAGCGCCTGGTGGGCTCGGTGGGATACCAAGGGAACACCGGAAACCGTCGCGATGCTCCAGCGCCTGGAGCGCCGAACGGGAGCCCGCACCGCCTTCATCCGCTCGCGACCGCTCAGCGAGGTCATGCAGTTGAAGCGGCGTTCTCGAATGATTATCGACGAATTGATCACAGGCAGCTATCATCTCTCGGGTCTGGAAGGGCTGAGCCTCGGTCGCGCCGTTTTGGCCTATCTCGACGAGCGAGCCGACCGGGTGCTTCGGGTCTTCTCCGGTTCCGAGCAATGCCCCTTCATTAACACTCGCCTCGAAGACGCCGGAGCGGTGTTGGAGTCGCTGCTGAAGCATCCCGACGAACTCGCCGAGTTGGGCAGGGAGTCGAGGGCCTGGCTGGAGCAGTACTGGTCGCAGGCCTGGCTCGTCGAGCAGCACTATCTGGCCGTCTATCGAGATCTGCTCGAATCTCCGGATCGGGTGACCCGACAGCCCGAGTTGTCGCTCGACGGCGGCGCCGAGCGGCTTCGCACGTTCGTCATTCCCGACGCAATCTACGCGGCCCGAGCCGAGGTGGGCCGGGAAGGAAACTCCCGCGTGATCCAGTCGGCCCGAGCCGTGCGTTCGTGGGCTCAAAAGGTCAAGCAAGCCCTCCGCCGACCGGCCGCTCGGCCATCTGCCTCCCAACCCGCGGCGACCCCGGACCGATCGGAACGACCGCCCGTCTCAAACCCTCGCGAAACGACCCAGGTATCATGACGACGCTGGCCATCATCCCCGCTCGCGGGGGCTCCAAGGGCATCCCCAGGAAGAATGTGCTGCCGGTTGGCGGCAAGCCGATGATCGGCTGGACGATCGAGGCGGCGCGCGCGGCGCGGAGCGTGAATCGCGTGGTCGTCTCAACGGATGATCCGGAGATCGCCGCGATTGCTCGCCGGTTCGGGGCCGAGGTGGTCGATCGGCCCGCGGAGCTGGCGGGGGACTCGGCATCGAGCGAGGCGGCGCTGCTGCATACGCTGGACGTGCTGCGGGATGGCGACGGGTACGAGCCGGATCGGCTCGTGTTCCTGCAGTGCACGTCGCCTCTGACGGCGGCTGAGGACATTGACGGGACCATCGCGGCGCTGGAACGAGACAAGGCCGATACGGCCCTGGCAGTGGTGCCGTTCCATTACTTCCTGTGGAAGCATGATGGGGGCGGCGACGGCGTCGGAATCAATCACGATAAGCGGACCCGACCGCTCAGGCAGGATCGAGAGCCGCAGTATCTGGAGTCGGGGGCCGTCTATGTGATGAAGGTTGCCGGCTTCCGCGAGGCGAAGCATCGGTTCTTCGGCAAGACGGCGCTTTACGAGATGCCTTCGGAACGTCGATGGGAAATCGACGATCCCGTGGATCTGGAAGTGGCCGAGGTTTTGCTGCGAGCCCGCTCGAAGGCCGAGAAGCAGTCGCTGCTGCCAGAGAAGCTCGATGTGCTGGTCTTCGATTTCGACGGCGTGTTCACCGATAATGGCGTGATCGTTCTCGGCGAAGGGCA encodes:
- a CDS encoding glycosyltransferase family 1 protein; the encoded protein is MPINVVSFSNTPLAGAPIRISRAVDRHPEIRARHVDLKRWGIFDHDHVHEEDPEQTLALAEQADVIQLFNAVSADSRDFAPVDFRALERRGARLVRMFESTPMMVASVAGVTVDEVLSDPTPKLVITQYPERFFPTARVVPNLVPEDSPAYLPPDEEPDLDVVFSPSWASSAWWARWDTKGTPETVAMLQRLERRTGARTAFIRSRPLSEVMQLKRRSRMIIDELITGSYHLSGLEGLSLGRAVLAYLDERADRVLRVFSGSEQCPFINTRLEDAGAVLESLLKHPDELAELGRESRAWLEQYWSQAWLVEQHYLAVYRDLLESPDRVTRQPELSLDGGAERLRTFVIPDAIYAARAEVGREGNSRVIQSARAVRSWAQKVKQALRRPAARPSASQPAATPDRSERPPVSNPRETTQVS
- a CDS encoding acylneuraminate cytidylyltransferase — protein: MTTLAIIPARGGSKGIPRKNVLPVGGKPMIGWTIEAARAARSVNRVVVSTDDPEIAAIARRFGAEVVDRPAELAGDSASSEAALLHTLDVLRDGDGYEPDRLVFLQCTSPLTAAEDIDGTIAALERDKADTALAVVPFHYFLWKHDGGGDGVGINHDKRTRPLRQDREPQYLESGAVYVMKVAGFREAKHRFFGKTALYEMPSERRWEIDDPVDLEVAEVLLRARSKAEKQSLLPEKLDVLVFDFDGVFTDNGVIVLGEGQEAVVCSRGDGMGLELLRKAGWPMVVISKETHPVVSARCAKLKIECIQGIEDKLPTLRRWLDERGFALERTLYVGNDVNDLSCLTAVGCPVAVADAHPEALRASRIILESPGGRGALRELADLILSSESVRQASPPSSSS